In Arthrobacter citreus, a genomic segment contains:
- a CDS encoding aminoglycoside phosphotransferase family protein produces MANHPPAEISVDADLVRQLLREQHPSLADQPLRSVANGWDNYIFRLGTDYAVRLPRRLAAAQLTANEQAWLPALTAGLSVGTSSPLFAGAPSEVFPWPWNVTRWFSGCEVSLLPRDRNTALAAPLAGFLNAFHQPAPAGYPRNPVRGVPLASRDDAVRSRLDSGMVPHAARVRELWEASLELPLWPGPPVWLHGDLHPANLVGGADGGLEAVIDFGDLTAGDPATDLAAAWLVFDQTGRTEFRGSLGSQYDADPHIWGRAQGWAVCMASALLANSDDHPGMYLMGSETLMEILTDGRGGM; encoded by the coding sequence ATGGCCAATCATCCTCCTGCCGAGATATCCGTGGATGCGGACCTGGTGCGGCAGCTGCTGCGCGAGCAGCATCCGTCCCTGGCGGATCAGCCGCTGCGGTCAGTGGCCAACGGCTGGGACAACTACATCTTCCGCCTGGGCACCGACTATGCCGTCCGGCTGCCCCGGCGCCTGGCCGCCGCCCAGCTGACCGCCAATGAGCAGGCCTGGTTGCCGGCCCTGACCGCCGGCCTGTCGGTGGGGACATCGTCGCCGCTGTTCGCCGGAGCACCTTCCGAGGTGTTTCCCTGGCCCTGGAATGTCACCCGCTGGTTTTCCGGCTGCGAGGTGTCCCTGCTGCCGCGGGACCGCAACACAGCCCTGGCCGCACCGCTGGCCGGCTTCCTGAACGCCTTTCACCAGCCGGCTCCCGCCGGGTATCCCCGCAATCCGGTGCGCGGTGTTCCGCTCGCCAGCCGGGATGACGCCGTTCGCAGCCGTCTGGACAGCGGCATGGTGCCGCACGCAGCCCGGGTTCGGGAGCTGTGGGAAGCCAGCCTTGAGCTTCCGCTGTGGCCCGGCCCGCCCGTGTGGCTGCATGGTGACCTGCATCCGGCCAACCTGGTGGGCGGTGCGGACGGGGGACTGGAGGCCGTGATTGACTTCGGCGATCTGACCGCCGGAGATCCGGCCACTGACCTGGCCGCGGCGTGGCTCGTTTTCGACCAGACCGGCCGCACTGAGTTCCGCGGCTCCCTGGGCAGCCAGTACGACGCCGATCCACACATCTGGGGGAGGGCGCAGGGCTGGGCGGTCTGCATGGCCTCGGCCCTGCTGGCGAACTCGGACGATCATCCGGGCATGTATTTGATGGGATCGGAGACCCTGATGGAAATCCTGACCGACGGCCGGGGCGGGATGTAA
- the gatB gene encoding Asp-tRNA(Asn)/Glu-tRNA(Gln) amidotransferase subunit GatB, whose product MSVHIQDETLSFEEAMEKYDPVLGFEVHVELNTNTKMFSDAPNVFGDEPNTNVTPVCLGMPGVLPVVNKTAVEYSILIGLALNCKIAPSCTFARKQYFYPDTPKNFQTSQYEDPIAYDGYLDIELEDGTVFRVEIERAHMEEDAGKLTHMGGATGRIQGADFSLVDYNRSGVPLVEIVTKPIEGAGSRAPELAKAYVAAVREIVKNLGVSDAKMERGNVRCDANVSLRPYGQEKFGTRSETKNVNSLRAVERAVRYEIQRHAAVLDSGNSIVQETRHWHEDTRSTTSGRPKSDADDYRYFPEPDLVPVVTSKEWIEELRSRLPEPPAERRKRLQADWGYSDAEFRDVINAGVMDSIEDTIAAGASAQVARKWWMGEVSRRAKEAEVDPTEVGVTPELIVELDRLIQAGKINDKLARQVLDGVLAGEGTPEEVIEARGLAVVSDDGPLLEAIDAALAAQPDVADKIRGGKVQAVGAIVGGVMKATRGQADAGRVRELILERLGVQG is encoded by the coding sequence ATGTCTGTGCACATCCAGGACGAAACCCTGTCCTTCGAAGAGGCCATGGAGAAGTACGATCCGGTGCTCGGCTTTGAGGTCCACGTGGAGCTCAACACCAACACCAAGATGTTCTCCGATGCGCCCAACGTGTTCGGCGACGAGCCGAACACCAACGTCACCCCGGTCTGCCTGGGCATGCCCGGCGTGCTGCCGGTGGTCAACAAGACCGCCGTGGAGTACTCGATCCTGATCGGCCTCGCGCTGAACTGCAAGATCGCGCCGTCGTGCACCTTTGCCCGGAAGCAGTACTTCTACCCGGACACGCCCAAGAACTTCCAGACCTCGCAGTACGAAGATCCCATCGCGTACGACGGCTACCTGGACATCGAGCTCGAAGACGGCACCGTGTTCCGCGTCGAGATCGAACGCGCCCACATGGAAGAGGATGCCGGCAAGCTGACCCACATGGGCGGCGCCACCGGACGCATCCAGGGCGCCGACTTCTCCCTGGTGGACTACAACCGCTCCGGCGTTCCGCTGGTCGAGATTGTCACCAAGCCGATCGAGGGCGCCGGATCCCGCGCACCCGAGCTGGCCAAGGCCTACGTGGCCGCGGTCCGTGAGATCGTCAAGAACCTCGGCGTGTCCGACGCCAAGATGGAACGCGGCAACGTGCGCTGCGACGCCAACGTTTCCCTGCGCCCCTACGGCCAGGAAAAGTTCGGCACGCGCTCGGAAACGAAGAACGTGAACTCGCTGCGCGCCGTCGAACGCGCCGTCCGCTACGAGATCCAGCGCCACGCCGCCGTCCTGGACTCCGGCAACTCGATTGTCCAGGAAACCCGTCACTGGCACGAGGACACCCGCTCGACGACGTCGGGCCGGCCCAAGTCCGACGCCGATGACTACCGCTACTTCCCGGAGCCCGACCTCGTTCCCGTGGTCACCTCCAAGGAATGGATCGAAGAGCTGCGCTCCCGCCTGCCCGAGCCGCCGGCCGAGCGCCGCAAGCGCCTGCAGGCCGACTGGGGCTACTCGGACGCGGAGTTCCGCGACGTGATCAACGCCGGAGTCATGGACTCCATCGAAGACACCATTGCCGCCGGCGCTTCCGCACAGGTGGCCCGCAAGTGGTGGATGGGCGAAGTGTCCCGCCGCGCCAAGGAAGCCGAAGTGGACCCCACCGAGGTTGGCGTCACGCCGGAGCTGATCGTTGAACTGGACCGCCTGATCCAGGCCGGGAAGATCAATGACAAGCTGGCCCGCCAGGTCCTGGACGGCGTCCTCGCCGGCGAAGGCACCCCCGAGGAAGTCATCGAGGCGCGCGGCCTGGCCGTGGTGTCCGATGACGGCCCGCTGCTCGAAGCCATCGACGCCGCACTGGCAGCCCAGCCCGACGTCGCGGACAAGATCCGCGGCGGCAAGGTCCAGGCTGTCGGCGCCATCGTTGGCGGCGTCATGAAGGCCACCCGCGGACAGGCCGACGCCGGCCGCGTGCGCGAGCTGATCCTCGAACGCCTCGGCGTGCAGGGCTGA
- the gatA gene encoding Asp-tRNA(Asn)/Glu-tRNA(Gln) amidotransferase subunit GatA, whose protein sequence is MNELITSSAAALADKLASGEVSAVEVTQAHLDRISEVDGAVNAFLHVNTDEALQVAADVDKARAAGETLHTLAGVPIAIKDLIVTKGQPTTAGSKMLEGWMSPYDATVITRIRAARMPMLGKTNLDEFAMGSSTEHSAFGPTRNPWDLDRIPGGSGGGSAAAVAAFEAPLALGTDTGGSIRQPAAVTGSVGVKPTYGGVSRYGAIAMASSLDQIGPVSRTVLDAALLQEVIGGHDPRDSTSLPDPVGNLVEAARNGNVAGMRIGVIKELQGEGYEAGVLARFQESLELLKDAGAEIVEVSCPNFKYALGAYYLIMPSEASSNLAKYDGVRYGLRALPADGPMTIERVMGATRAAGFGEEVKRRIILGTYALSAGYYDAYYGSAQKVRTLIQRDFNAAFAQADVLISPTSPNTAFKLGEKLDDPLAMYLNDVATIPANLAGVPGISIPGGLADGLPVGIQFLAPVREDARLYRAGAALEGLLEQKWGGPLLASAPVLGGVK, encoded by the coding sequence ATGAATGAACTGATCACCTCGAGCGCCGCCGCCCTGGCGGACAAGCTCGCATCCGGCGAGGTATCCGCCGTAGAAGTTACGCAGGCCCACCTGGACCGCATCTCGGAGGTCGACGGCGCCGTCAACGCCTTCCTCCACGTGAACACCGACGAAGCGCTGCAGGTTGCGGCCGACGTCGACAAGGCCCGCGCCGCCGGCGAAACGCTGCACACCCTCGCCGGCGTGCCGATTGCCATCAAGGACCTCATCGTCACCAAGGGCCAGCCCACCACGGCCGGTTCCAAGATGCTTGAGGGCTGGATGAGCCCGTACGACGCCACGGTGATCACCCGCATCCGGGCCGCACGCATGCCGATGCTGGGCAAGACCAACCTGGACGAATTCGCCATGGGCTCCTCCACGGAGCACTCCGCATTCGGCCCCACCCGCAACCCGTGGGACCTGGACCGCATTCCCGGCGGCTCCGGCGGCGGTTCGGCTGCTGCAGTTGCTGCCTTTGAAGCACCGCTGGCTTTGGGCACGGACACCGGCGGCTCCATCCGCCAGCCCGCCGCTGTCACCGGTTCCGTTGGCGTGAAGCCCACCTACGGCGGGGTTTCCCGCTACGGCGCCATTGCCATGGCTTCCTCCCTGGACCAGATCGGCCCGGTGTCCCGGACCGTGCTGGATGCTGCCCTGCTGCAGGAAGTCATCGGCGGTCATGATCCCCGCGACTCCACCTCGCTGCCCGATCCCGTGGGCAACCTCGTGGAGGCTGCCCGCAACGGCAACGTGGCAGGCATGCGCATTGGCGTCATCAAGGAACTGCAGGGCGAAGGCTACGAAGCCGGCGTCTTGGCCCGTTTCCAGGAGAGCCTTGAACTCCTCAAGGACGCCGGAGCGGAAATTGTTGAGGTTTCCTGCCCCAACTTCAAGTACGCCCTGGGCGCCTACTACCTGATCATGCCGTCCGAGGCCTCCTCGAACCTGGCCAAGTACGACGGCGTCCGCTACGGCCTGCGTGCCCTGCCGGCCGACGGTCCGATGACCATCGAACGCGTCATGGGCGCTACCCGCGCCGCCGGATTCGGCGAAGAGGTCAAGCGCCGCATCATCCTGGGCACCTACGCGCTGTCCGCCGGTTACTACGACGCCTACTACGGCTCGGCCCAGAAGGTGCGCACCCTGATCCAGCGCGACTTCAACGCCGCGTTTGCCCAGGCCGACGTGCTGATCTCCCCGACCTCGCCCAACACGGCGTTCAAGCTCGGCGAGAAGCTCGACGATCCGCTGGCGATGTACCTGAACGACGTCGCAACCATTCCGGCGAACCTTGCCGGCGTTCCGGGCATCTCGATCCCCGGCGGCCTGGCCGACGGACTGCCCGTGGGCATCCAGTTCCTGGCTCCGGTCCGCGAAGACGCCCGCCTGTACCGCGCCGGCGCAGCCCTGGAAGGCCTGCTGGAACAGAAGTGGGGCGGCCCGCTGCTGGCCTCCGCACCCGTACTCGGAGGAGTCAAGTAA
- the gatC gene encoding Asp-tRNA(Asn)/Glu-tRNA(Gln) amidotransferase subunit GatC yields MSEINREAVAHLAHLAHIEMTEDELAKMAGELDVIVDSIKSVSEVAGEDIPATSHPIPLTNVFREDVVGQTLTNEEALSGAPDNAAGRFKVPAILDEE; encoded by the coding sequence ATGTCTGAGATCAATCGTGAGGCTGTGGCGCACCTGGCGCATCTGGCCCACATTGAGATGACCGAGGACGAACTGGCCAAAATGGCCGGCGAACTGGATGTCATTGTTGATTCGATCAAATCCGTAAGCGAAGTTGCCGGTGAGGACATCCCGGCCACCTCCCACCCGATCCCGCTGACCAATGTGTTCCGCGAGGATGTCGTGGGGCAGACACTGACCAATGAAGAAGCGCTCTCCGGTGCACCCGATAATGCCGCCGGCCGCTTCAAGGTCCCTGCCATCCTGGATGAGGAGTAA
- a CDS encoding GNAT family N-acetyltransferase translates to MSITVRQATEADFDDIRRITRDAYLSAGFIEADNPYVKELENVEDRAANALVWVAELDGKVAASTAITFAGQPYTDIAIEGELEFRMLAVDPQLQRGGVGRALVAAVIEHARSLDGIHTVSLTSMTPMTNAHALYKSMGFKRVPERDWYVPNEDIILWVFCLEL, encoded by the coding sequence ATGAGCATTACCGTCCGGCAGGCCACCGAGGCAGACTTTGACGACATCCGCCGGATCACCCGTGATGCGTATTTGAGCGCCGGGTTCATCGAAGCAGACAACCCCTACGTCAAGGAACTTGAAAACGTGGAAGACCGTGCGGCCAACGCGCTGGTCTGGGTTGCCGAACTGGACGGCAAGGTGGCGGCATCGACCGCAATCACCTTCGCCGGTCAGCCCTACACTGACATCGCCATCGAGGGTGAGCTGGAATTCCGCATGCTCGCCGTGGACCCCCAGCTTCAGCGCGGCGGCGTCGGCCGGGCTTTGGTTGCCGCCGTCATCGAGCACGCGCGCAGCCTCGACGGAATCCACACCGTCAGCCTGACCAGCATGACCCCGATGACCAACGCGCATGCCCTGTATAAGTCCATGGGCTTCAAGCGTGTGCCCGAGCGCGACTGGTACGTGCCGAACGAGGACATCATTCTCTGGGTCTTCTGCCTGGAGCTCTAG
- a CDS encoding TraR/DksA family transcriptional regulator: MTRKVTAAAHKAPAAAGTRAPAPRPATPADLDTTHFAQLLDERIAEAREKIESVLADIREVTLAAKDTPADDEHDPEGSTVSVERNNEMALLAAAESSLVELMDARIRLDRGTYGVCENCGNPIPAERLEIRPEARFCVSCAAAARRR; the protein is encoded by the coding sequence ATGACCCGTAAAGTAACCGCTGCTGCCCACAAGGCCCCGGCTGCGGCAGGCACGCGAGCCCCGGCTCCCCGGCCCGCCACCCCGGCTGATCTGGACACGACGCACTTTGCACAGCTCCTGGACGAACGCATCGCCGAGGCGCGGGAGAAAATCGAGTCCGTCCTGGCCGACATCCGCGAAGTGACTCTCGCCGCGAAAGATACCCCCGCCGATGACGAGCACGACCCGGAGGGCTCCACGGTCTCCGTGGAGCGGAACAACGAAATGGCGCTGCTGGCGGCGGCGGAATCATCCCTCGTGGAATTGATGGATGCCCGCATCCGCCTGGATAGGGGAACCTACGGAGTGTGCGAGAACTGCGGGAATCCGATCCCCGCCGAGCGCTTGGAGATTCGGCCCGAAGCCCGGTTCTGCGTCTCCTGCGCCGCAGCGGCACGACGGCGGTAA
- a CDS encoding class I SAM-dependent methyltransferase, which translates to MVDAHYNEPRLVALYDEDNSGRWDTDFYTGLMGTEPLRVADVGCGTGSFAVLLAQAGHAVTGIDPAEGMLDVARTRDGGELVAWLPGTAVDLPEGPFDAAVMTGHAFQCLLTQDEILETLQAVRSRLAPGGTFYFETRNPAARAWLDWDSAAAGPEVQESSAGTLEVEWELISVREMPDGVLVTFEDRTRFLADGAAFASRSTLKFVPADLLAQLLQHAGFTSADWYGDWQGGPFDPAASREIIVAARR; encoded by the coding sequence ATGGTCGACGCGCACTACAACGAGCCGCGCCTGGTGGCGCTCTACGACGAGGACAATTCCGGCCGTTGGGACACCGACTTCTACACCGGGCTCATGGGGACCGAACCGCTGCGCGTGGCCGACGTCGGCTGCGGCACCGGCAGTTTCGCCGTCCTGCTGGCGCAGGCCGGCCACGCCGTCACGGGCATCGATCCCGCGGAAGGGATGCTGGACGTGGCCCGGACCCGCGACGGCGGGGAGCTGGTGGCATGGCTGCCCGGCACCGCCGTGGACCTGCCCGAAGGACCTTTTGACGCTGCCGTCATGACCGGCCACGCGTTTCAATGCCTGCTGACCCAGGATGAAATCCTCGAAACGCTGCAGGCGGTGCGGTCCCGGCTGGCTCCGGGCGGCACCTTCTACTTCGAAACCCGCAATCCCGCGGCCAGGGCCTGGCTCGATTGGGACAGCGCCGCCGCCGGGCCCGAAGTGCAGGAGTCATCGGCCGGAACGCTGGAGGTTGAGTGGGAACTGATCTCCGTCCGGGAGATGCCCGACGGCGTCCTGGTCACCTTTGAGGACCGGACCCGGTTCCTGGCCGACGGCGCGGCGTTTGCCAGCCGCAGCACGCTGAAGTTCGTGCCGGCTGACCTGCTGGCTCAGCTGCTTCAGCATGCGGGCTTCACTTCCGCGGACTGGTACGGAGACTGGCAGGGCGGCCCGTTCGATCCCGCAGCCAGCCGGGAAATTATCGTCGCCGCCCGGCGGTAG
- a CDS encoding GNAT family protein translates to MTANPTGPRWPVITPRLTIRPAEAEDLPRMFEYRRKPEVAQWMTAQPTDVDAFVERLRQPEQMAATFAVEQAGALVGDLYLARQDAWAQQEVAELARGTQAEIGYVIAPEFAGRGYASEAVAALMRVCFEDLGLRRVVAECFADNTASWRVMEKAGMRREGRFRQGSLHRSGRWLDDLRYALLADEWRASRAGGSAVAEPPLHT, encoded by the coding sequence ATGACCGCGAATCCCACCGGCCCCCGTTGGCCCGTCATCACGCCCCGCCTCACCATCCGTCCCGCCGAAGCCGAAGACCTGCCGCGCATGTTTGAGTACCGGCGGAAGCCCGAGGTCGCGCAATGGATGACAGCCCAGCCCACGGACGTTGACGCCTTCGTGGAGCGGCTCCGGCAGCCGGAGCAGATGGCGGCCACCTTTGCCGTGGAACAGGCCGGAGCCCTGGTCGGTGACCTTTACCTTGCCCGCCAGGACGCGTGGGCACAGCAGGAGGTAGCGGAGTTGGCGCGCGGCACGCAGGCCGAGATCGGTTACGTCATTGCACCGGAGTTCGCCGGGCGGGGGTACGCGAGTGAAGCCGTAGCCGCACTCATGCGCGTCTGCTTCGAGGACCTGGGCCTGCGCCGGGTGGTGGCGGAGTGTTTCGCCGACAACACCGCTTCCTGGCGGGTCATGGAAAAAGCGGGGATGCGGCGTGAGGGGCGGTTCCGCCAGGGGTCCCTCCACCGTTCGGGGCGCTGGCTGGATGACCTCCGCTACGCGCTCCTGGCCGATGAATGGCGTGCTTCGCGGGCCGGCGGAAGTGCCGTGGCAGAACCGCCCCTCCACACCTAA
- a CDS encoding inositol monophosphatase family protein — protein sequence MSPLPDPVAVSGADPLELLDVAREAAAAGAAVLARRTFEGLNAVNKSADGDWVTEFDTAAEQAVREVLARRRPQDTVTGEELEDSVPVHASGIRWSIDPLDGTTNFIRNIVYYATSVAAVNDDGDWLAGVVHAPALVRVYSAARGHGAWLAEHGNVRQLTGPDPEQGGRLLGTGFSYDSGVRDEQYAALPALAAPFADVRRLGSAALDLCMVADGSLDAYIERGLNEYDYAAGALIAEEAGVRVQRPPQPANDAERLDAVTAAGIVLPE from the coding sequence ATGAGCCCGCTTCCCGATCCCGTTGCGGTGTCCGGGGCGGATCCGCTGGAACTGCTCGATGTCGCCCGCGAGGCTGCAGCTGCCGGTGCGGCAGTGCTGGCGCGCCGCACGTTCGAGGGACTGAATGCGGTGAACAAGAGCGCCGACGGTGACTGGGTGACCGAATTCGACACCGCGGCGGAGCAGGCGGTCCGGGAAGTCCTGGCGCGCCGCCGGCCGCAGGACACCGTCACGGGCGAGGAACTGGAGGACAGCGTGCCCGTCCACGCTTCGGGCATCCGCTGGTCCATCGATCCGCTGGACGGCACCACCAACTTCATCCGCAACATCGTCTACTACGCCACGTCGGTCGCAGCGGTGAACGACGACGGCGACTGGCTGGCCGGCGTCGTGCACGCACCGGCCCTGGTGCGCGTGTATTCCGCCGCCCGCGGCCACGGCGCCTGGTTGGCCGAGCACGGAAACGTCCGGCAGCTGACAGGCCCGGACCCGGAACAGGGCGGCCGGCTGCTGGGTACCGGCTTCTCCTATGACTCCGGGGTGCGGGACGAACAGTACGCCGCGCTGCCGGCCCTGGCCGCCCCCTTTGCCGACGTGCGCAGGCTTGGCTCGGCGGCACTGGATCTGTGCATGGTGGCGGACGGGTCCCTGGACGCCTACATTGAGCGCGGCCTCAACGAATACGACTACGCCGCCGGTGCCCTGATTGCCGAGGAAGCCGGCGTGCGGGTGCAGCGTCCGCCGCAGCCGGCCAACGACGCCGAGAGGCTCGACGCCGTCACGGCCGCGGGCATTGTCCTGCCGGAGTAG
- the ligA gene encoding NAD-dependent DNA ligase LigA, producing MSTAKTSPELSDTEAAVESLSAETPPAGDLREEYEALADQVRKYRFAYYNEDAPLVSDAEFDRLYRRLEEIEALHPELVTNDSPTQEVGGEVSAAFAPVEHLQRMYSLEDVFSLDELDAWVRKAEASVANIAPGAKIKWLTELKIDGLAVNLLYRNGELVRAATRGDGTTGEDITHNVLTIKSIPRVLKGENMPAEMEIRGEVFIPSKEFARLNETMVEAGKAPFANPRNAAAGSLRQKDPEVTAQRPLSMYVHGIGAREGLSAASQSETYELLKQWGLPTSPYYKVLDSYEEVLEFIATNGEHRHDLAHEIDGIVVKVDDFALQRALGHTSRVPRWSVAYKYPPEEVNTKLLDIRVNVGRTGRVTPYGMMTPVLVSGSTVEMATLHNQDVVRAKGVKIGDTVVLRKAGDVIPEIVGPVVALRDGSERDFVMPTHCPSCGTELKPAKEGDVDIRCPNAKSCPSQLRERVFHLAGRGAFDIEALGWEAAIALTQPAEPEVPPLTSEAGLFDLTVEDLADVRIERPKRVKGVVDGTELVPYFYSKGTAKKPSEPTATTRKLFTELEKAKTQPLWRVLVALSIRHVGPTAARALATAFGSMEAIRAASEEQMAHVDGVGPTIAAALTEWFAEDWHREIVDRWAAAGVRMADERDESVPRTLEGMTIVVTGTLPNFSRDEAKEAIITRGGKASGSVSKKTNYLVAGENAGTKLDKAESLGVPVLDEDGFRALLAGRLEEEQA from the coding sequence GTGAGCACAGCCAAGACATCCCCGGAACTATCGGACACCGAAGCCGCCGTTGAATCCCTCAGTGCGGAAACCCCTCCCGCAGGGGACCTGCGCGAGGAATATGAGGCGCTCGCGGACCAGGTGCGGAAGTACCGCTTCGCCTATTACAACGAAGACGCACCGCTGGTGTCGGACGCCGAATTTGACCGGCTGTACCGCCGCCTCGAAGAAATCGAGGCCCTGCACCCAGAGCTGGTCACCAATGATTCCCCCACGCAGGAGGTCGGCGGAGAAGTATCCGCTGCCTTCGCTCCGGTGGAACACCTGCAGCGGATGTACAGTCTCGAGGATGTTTTCTCCCTCGATGAACTGGACGCCTGGGTGCGCAAGGCCGAGGCCTCCGTCGCCAACATAGCCCCCGGAGCGAAGATCAAGTGGCTCACCGAGCTTAAGATCGACGGCCTCGCGGTGAACCTGCTCTACCGCAACGGCGAACTGGTCCGCGCCGCCACCCGGGGTGACGGCACCACGGGTGAGGACATCACCCACAACGTCTTGACGATCAAATCCATCCCCAGGGTCCTCAAGGGCGAGAACATGCCTGCCGAGATGGAGATCCGCGGTGAGGTGTTCATTCCCTCCAAGGAGTTCGCGCGCCTGAACGAAACCATGGTGGAAGCCGGCAAGGCGCCCTTCGCCAACCCGCGCAACGCGGCGGCCGGGTCCCTTCGGCAGAAGGACCCCGAAGTGACCGCGCAGCGTCCGCTGAGCATGTACGTCCACGGGATCGGCGCCCGGGAGGGACTAAGCGCGGCCAGCCAGTCGGAAACCTACGAACTGCTTAAGCAGTGGGGGCTGCCGACGTCGCCGTATTACAAGGTCCTGGACTCCTACGAAGAGGTCCTGGAATTCATCGCCACCAACGGCGAGCACCGCCACGACCTCGCCCACGAAATCGACGGCATCGTGGTCAAGGTCGACGACTTCGCGCTGCAGCGCGCCCTGGGGCACACCTCGCGGGTGCCGCGCTGGTCGGTGGCCTATAAGTACCCGCCGGAGGAAGTGAACACCAAGCTGCTGGACATCCGGGTGAACGTGGGCCGCACCGGCCGTGTCACCCCTTACGGGATGATGACGCCCGTCCTGGTTTCGGGGTCCACTGTGGAAATGGCCACCCTGCACAACCAGGACGTGGTCAGGGCCAAGGGCGTGAAGATCGGCGACACCGTGGTGCTGCGCAAGGCAGGGGACGTGATTCCGGAAATCGTTGGCCCCGTCGTCGCGCTCCGTGACGGCAGCGAACGCGACTTCGTCATGCCCACCCACTGCCCGTCCTGCGGCACGGAGCTGAAGCCGGCCAAGGAGGGCGACGTCGACATTCGCTGCCCCAACGCGAAGTCCTGCCCGTCGCAGCTGCGCGAGCGGGTCTTCCATCTGGCCGGGCGCGGAGCCTTCGACATCGAGGCGCTCGGCTGGGAGGCGGCGATTGCGCTGACGCAGCCCGCAGAACCCGAAGTGCCGCCGCTGACCAGTGAAGCAGGTCTTTTTGACCTCACCGTCGAAGACCTCGCCGACGTGCGGATTGAACGGCCCAAACGGGTCAAGGGCGTGGTGGACGGCACCGAGCTGGTTCCGTACTTCTACTCCAAGGGCACGGCGAAGAAGCCCTCCGAGCCCACTGCCACCACGCGCAAGCTCTTCACCGAACTGGAGAAGGCCAAGACCCAGCCGCTGTGGCGCGTGCTCGTGGCGTTGTCCATCCGGCATGTGGGTCCGACAGCGGCCCGCGCGCTCGCCACCGCCTTTGGCTCCATGGAAGCCATCCGCGCGGCCAGCGAAGAGCAGATGGCACATGTTGACGGCGTGGGACCCACCATTGCCGCAGCCCTGACCGAATGGTTCGCGGAGGACTGGCACCGCGAAATCGTGGACCGGTGGGCAGCCGCCGGGGTCCGGATGGCGGATGAGCGCGACGAGTCAGTGCCCCGCACCCTCGAAGGCATGACCATCGTGGTGACGGGAACCCTGCCGAATTTCAGCCGTGACGAGGCCAAGGAAGCCATCATTACCCGCGGCGGCAAGGCATCGGGGTCCGTCTCCAAAAAAACAAACTACCTGGTGGCGGGCGAGAATGCCGGCACCAAGCTGGACAAGGCGGAATCCCTGGGGGTGCCGGTGCTGGACGAGGACGGCTTCCGCGCGCTGTTGGCCGGCCGGCTGGAAGAAGAGCAGGCATGA
- a CDS encoding pore-forming ESAT-6 family protein, which yields MSQDRLSYDTDTSAAVQGDIQSLVGQLESLIGEREKSVNSAMSDFQADGVSDEYQSVENRFRNAANETRNIIALVKQTLNLNDQTASSAGARARGAVQNIG from the coding sequence ATGTCCCAGGATCGTTTGAGCTATGACACTGACACCTCCGCCGCAGTGCAGGGGGATATCCAGTCCCTGGTGGGGCAACTGGAATCCCTGATCGGCGAGCGGGAGAAATCGGTGAATTCCGCCATGTCGGATTTTCAGGCCGATGGTGTCTCCGACGAATACCAGTCAGTGGAGAACCGGTTTAGGAATGCAGCCAATGAGACCAGGAACATCATTGCCCTCGTCAAGCAGACCCTGAACCTCAATGACCAGACGGCGTCCAGTGCGGGGGCCCGTGCCAGGGGCGCCGTGCAGAACATTGGCTAG